A region of Sugiyamaella lignohabitans strain CBS 10342 chromosome A, complete sequence DNA encodes the following proteins:
- the MBA1 gene encoding Mba1p (Membrane-associated mitochondrial ribosome receptor; forms a complex with Mdm38p that may facilitate recruitment of mRNA-specific translational activators to ribosomes; possible role in protein export from the matrix to inner membrane; GO_component: GO:0016020 - membrane [Evidence IEA]; GO_component: GO:0005743 - mitochondrial inner membrane [Evidence IEA,IEA]; GO_component: GO:0005743 - mitochondrial inner membrane [Evidence IDA] [PMID 11381092]; GO_component: GO:0005739 - mitochondrion [Evidence IEA]; GO_component: GO:0005739 - mitochondrion [Evidence IDA] [PMID 16823961]; GO_function: GO:0043022 - ribosome binding [Evidence IDA] [PMID 16601683]; GO_process: GO:0007007 - inner mitochondrial membrane organization [Evidence IDA] [PMID 11381092]; GO_process: GO:0097033 - mitochondrial respiratory chain complex III biogenesis [Evidence IGI,IMP] [PMID 20427570]; GO_process: GO:0097034 - mitochondrial respiratory chain complex IV biogenesis [Evidence IGI,IMP] [PMID 20427570]; GO_process: GO:0070131 - positive regulation of mitochondrial translation [Evidence IGI] [PMID 20427570]; GO_process: GO:0032979 - protein insertion into mitochondrial membrane from inner side [Evidence IMP] [PMID 16601683]) yields the protein MVAQFRLKSKIKPRFVEWKNLALENYVAVNKAFAANQLASIQDSMSIWVYEALQQRVKSVPAGTRLEWKLVKFHSVPRIMAIQPMMLPDSPLTHVQIIYRIESRQKLVKVARGSDKVDTVERDVVDYVGYVFDAGKTPASVVMSGTVFESKFISTGSLLSFIMDTLVYQE from the coding sequence ATGGTGGCACAATTCAGACTCAAGTCTAAGATCAAGCCTCGATTCGTCGAGTGGAAGAACCTGGCACTGGAGAATTACGTGGCTGTCAATAAAGCATTTGCTGCTAATCAGCTGGCTTCTATTCAAGATTCAATGAGCATTTGGGTGTATGAGGCTTTACAACAGCGAGTCAAGTCTGTTCCAGCCGGAACCAGACTAGAATGGAAGCTCGTCAAATTCCATTCGGTGCCTCGCATCATGGCTATTCAGCCTATGATGCTGCCCGATTCGCCCTTGACCCATGTTCAGATCATTTACAGAATCGAGTCCAGACAGAAACTGGTCAAAGTAGCTCGTGGGTCTGACAAGGTCGACACTGTTGAGCGAGATGTCGTCGACTACGTTGGTTATGTGTTTGATGCCGGCAAGACTCCTGCCAGTGTAGTCATGTCGGGAACTGTATTCGAGAGTAAGTTTATTTCTACTGGTTCTTTATTGAGTTTCATTATGGATACCCTGGTTTACCAAGAGTAG